From the Rissa tridactyla isolate bRisTri1 chromosome 20, bRisTri1.patW.cur.20221130, whole genome shotgun sequence genome, one window contains:
- the SORBS3 gene encoding LOW QUALITY PROTEIN: vinexin (The sequence of the model RefSeq protein was modified relative to this genomic sequence to represent the inferred CDS: inserted 1 base in 1 codon; deleted 2 bases in 2 codons), producing MGRPRSRAGSAGGGGHERTPGGQAGPHRRGGRCLLTPTPAPRGMLSGGFWPPAAQDALRPPLAXPPAKFAPGVFLPRCSRLHPAPRGGSPSPRPPPGPSAWPPAGIAQEGTGSPGAPSRPPLAMAGRLLPPDAGRALGTEDVPPFHPPLWVPLQRTVRRVPVIRHRGSNTLNFDFHDAESPGAAERGRAAPRSSVNAWYQTWPAKEAKAPSTPAPAGPMLGPGATHAGPRPPGWSATWTKDSKRRERRWVKYDGIGPVDETGMPIASRSSVDRPRDWYRSMFRQIHRKLPEPDWDNHRPPTAPSPTAVPPSPPELQRKGLAPAVPPSLPNGLDWSSWGDAGATAEPGSIFDYEPGKSSVLEQPRQPPAAVPPAWAQPIEVLLEQELEQLSEELDKDMRAMETRQHPCQNSAPAPTSPSPAPASPAPRSPLSPRRLRSPPSTHRLPASPSMERGGLGLASERSRAAPGRDTLRPGTLPSLSDMGDPAEVVRREEKKMKAARLKFDFQAESPKELTLQKGDIVYIHKEVDRNWLEGEHHGRVGIFPSNYVEILPPTEVPKPIKAPTIQVLEYGEALGLYNFRGELPVELSFRKGERVCLVRRVDENWYEGRISGTSRQGIFPATYVQVLKEPRVKTTAEDFPPSPAPASPRPPAGSPAPQRSPAPRGSPLSTGSPRPVERGPSEAGGCPSSPRHLGFAFPPSPKLPRAGAPSPSPAPAGPPHPAAAHPQEPWHPTWPPEQHAAPGTPTGTRPEPAPSYNVSEIRWTPYRALYQYRPQNADELELLEGDRVDVMQQCDDGWFVGVSRRTQKFGTFPGNYVAPV from the exons ATGGGCCGGCCCCGCTCCAGAGCGGGGAGCGCT GGTGGGGGGGGACATGAGCGCACCCCAGGGGGGCAGGCGGGTCCCCACCGCCGGGGAGGACGGTGCCTGCTgacccccacccctgcaccccgggggatgCTGTCGGGGGGGTTTTGGCCGCCGGCCGCCCAGGACGCGTTGAGGCCCCCGCTCG TTCCCCCGGCAAAGTTTGCGCCGGGCGTTTTTCTTCCCCGCTGCTCCCGGCTCCATCCCGCTCCTCGCGGGGGCTCCCCGAGCCCCCGGCCACCCCCTGGACCCAGCGCTTGGCCCCCGGCCGGCATCGCCCAGGAG GGcacgggcagccccggggcaccgTCCCGGCCCCCCCTGGCCATGGCGGGCCGGCTCCTGCCCCCCGACGCCGGCCGGGCCCTGGGCACGGAGGATGTCCCCCCATTCCACCCACCGCTGTGGGTGCCCCTGCAGCGCACAGTGAGGCGG GTGCCCGTCATCCGCCACCGCGGCTCCAACACGCTGAATTTCGACTTCCACGACGCGGAGAGCCCTGGCGCGGCCGAGCGCGGGCGGGCagcccccaggagctcag TGAACGCGTGGTACCAGACGTGGCCGGCCAAGGAGGCGAAGGCACCCAGCACCCCGGCACCCGCCGGCCCCATGCTGGGCCCCGGGGCCACCCACGCGGGTCCCCGGCCACCGGGCTGGTCGGCCACCTGGACCAAGGACAGCAAGCGGCGGGAGAGGCGCTGGGTGAAGTACGACGGCATCGGGCCGGTGGACGAGACAGGGATGCCCATCGCCTCCCGCTCG AGCGTTGACCGGCCTCGCGACTGGTACCGCAGCATGTTCCGGCAGATCCACCGCAAGCTGCCGG AGCCGGACTGGGACAACCATCGCCCACCCACGGCCCCCTCGCCCACCGCGGTGCCTCCGTCCCccccagagctgcagaggaaaggGCTGGCACCGGCTGTGCCCCCCAGTTTGCCCAACGGGCTGGACTG GTCCAGCTGGGGCGACGCCGGGGCCACGGCGGAGCCCGGCAGCATTTTTGACTACGAACCGGGCAAATCCTCGGTGCTGGAGCAGCCGCGGCAG CCCCCGGCAGCGGTGCCGCCGGCGTGGGCTCAGCCCATCGAG gtgctgctggagcaggagctggagcagctcagcGAGGAGCTGGACAAGGACATGAGGGCCATGGAGACGCGCCAACACCCCTGCCAG AACTCGGCGCCtgctcccacctctccttcccctgctccggcCTCCCCGGCGCCTCG GAGCCCCCTGTCACCCCGCCGGCTGCggagc ccccccagcacccaccgtctgcctgccagccccagcatggAGCGGGGTGGCCTGGGGCTGGCCAGCGAGCGGAGCCGTGCAGCCCCCGGCAGAG ACACCCTCAGGCCGGGGACCCTCCCCAGCCTGTCGGACATGGGGGACCCCGCGGAGGTCgtcaggagggaggagaagaag atGAAAGCCGCTCGCCTCAAGTTTGATTTCCAAGCCGAGTCACCCAA GGAGCTGACGCTGCAGAAGGGGGACATCGTCTACATCCACAAGGAGGTGGAcaggaactggctggagggcGAGCACCACGGCCGCGTGGGCATCTTCCCCTCCAACTACGTGGAG ATCCTGCCCCCCACGGAGGTGCCCAAGCCCATCAAGGCGCCCACCATCCAGGTGCTGGAGTACGGCGAGGCCCTGGGGCTCTACAACTTCCGAGGGGAGCTGCCCGTCGAGCTCTCCTTCCGCAAG GGCGAGCGGGTCTGCCTGGTGCGGCGGGTGGACGAGAACTGGTACGAGGGGCGCATCTCCGGCACCAGCCGTCAGGGCATCTTCCCCGCCACCTACGTGCAGGTGCTGAAGGAGCCGCGGGTGAAAACCACGGCCGAGGACTTCCCGCCCTCGcccgcccccgccagcccccggccccccgccggctccccggccccccagcgctcgcccgctccccgcggctccccgctTTCCACCGGCTCCCCCCGACCGGTGGAGCGGGGTCCCAGTGAGGCCGGTGGGTGCCCGTCCTCACCCCGCCACCTTGGCTttgccttccccccctccccaaaactgcCCCGTGCCGGCGCCCCGAGCCCCTCGCcagcccccgccggccccccgcacCCTGCGGCCGCCCATCCCCAGGAGCCCTGGCATCCAACATGGCCCCCCGAGCAG CACGCAGCCCCGGGGACACCCACCGGCACCCGCCCCGAGCCCGCCCCGTCCTACAACGTCTCCGAAATCCGGTGGACCCC GTACCGGGCGTTATACCAGTATCGGCCCCAAAACGCCGacgagctggagctgctggagggcgACCGGGTGGACGTCATGCAGCAGTGCGACGACGGCTGGTTCGTGG gtgTCTCCAGGAGGACGCAGAAATTCGGCACTTTCCCCGGCAATTACGTGGCGCCGGTGTGA
- the PDLIM2 gene encoding PDZ and LIM domain protein 2 isoform X1, which translates to MPVTVTLAGPAPWGFRITGGRDFGKPLTVSKVTERGKAAAGDLRPGDIIVAINGESAAEMLNVEAQNKIKQSPGELRLEVERSPVSPPSHANGDTSPERLAARFQDTLRRQEENGGAPRPSYPSPASRSPLPHSSSSQPPEEDFAHPGLHQERGGLSHHSSPPGAILPPPPCPPSPGLGTPPEPWETLRGRRRSSSPSPSPFNSLGSEPAMRRLEEDSEVYKMLQEKRELRAAPRQSSTFRLLQEALEDEGGAGPTAPFPSRLSPSARKPVAGVQKLHVCEKCGSAIATQAVRIQEGRYRHPSCYACADCGLNLKMRGHFWAGDELYCEKHARLRYQGGPGGANPPTVSPHS; encoded by the exons ATGCCGGTGACGGTGACCTTGGCCGGCCCGGCCCCTTGGGGCTTCCGCATCACCGGGGGAAGGGATTTCGGGAAACCCCTCACCGTGTCCAAG GTGACGGAGCGTGGGAAGGCGGCCGCCGGCGACCTCCGGCCGGGGGACATCATCGTCGCCATCAACGGGGAGAGCGCGGCCGAGATGCTCAACGTGGAGGCGCAGAATAAGATCAAGCAGAGCCCCGGGGAGCTCCGGCTGGAGGTGGAGAG GTCCCCGGTGTCACCTCCCAGCCACGCCAACGGGGACACCTCACCGGAGAGGCTGGCCGCACGCTTCCAG gacaCGCTGCGGAGGCAGGAGGAGAACGGGGGGGCCCCGAGACCCTCCTACCCCAGCCCGGCGtcccgcagccccctgccccacagcagcag CTCACAGCCCCCGGAGGAGGATTTCGCCCATCCCGGCCTCCACCAG GAGCGAGGAGGCCTGAGCCACCACAGCAGCCCCCCGGGGGCCATCCTgcctccacccccctgccccccctcgccggggctggggacccccccagagccctgGGAGACACTCAGGGGGCGACGCCGCTCCTCTTCgccctctcccagccccttcaACAG CCTGGGATCGGAGCCGGCCATGCGGCGCTTGGAAGAGGATTCGGAGGTCTACAAGATGCTGCAGGAGAAGCGGGAGCTGCGGGCGGCCCCCCGGCAATCCAGCACCTTCCGCCTGCTGCAGGAGGCTCTGGAGGACGAGGGTGGAG CTGGCCCCACGGCCCCTTTCCCCAGCCGGCTCTCGCCCAGCGCCCGCAAGCCCGTGGCCGGCGTCCAGAAGCTGCACGTCTGCGAGAAATGCGGCAGCGCCATCgc gacgCAGGCGGTGCGGATCCAGGAGGGCCGGTACCGGCACCCGTCCTGCTACGCCTGCGCCGACTGCGGCCTCAACCTGAAGATGCGGGGTCACTTCTGGGCGGGCGACGAGCTCTACTGCGAGAAGCACGCCCGCCTGCGCTAccagggggggccggggggggccaaCCCCCCCACTGTTTCCCCCCACTCCTGA
- the PDLIM2 gene encoding PDZ and LIM domain protein 2 isoform X2, translating to MLNVEAQNKIKQSPGELRLEVERSPVSPPSHANGDTSPERLAARFQDTLRRQEENGGAPRPSYPSPASRSPLPHSSSSQPPEEDFAHPGLHQERGGLSHHSSPPGAILPPPPCPPSPGLGTPPEPWETLRGRRRSSSPSPSPFNSLGSEPAMRRLEEDSEVYKMLQEKRELRAAPRQSSTFRLLQEALEDEGGAGPTAPFPSRLSPSARKPVAGVQKLHVCEKCGSAIATQAVRIQEGRYRHPSCYACADCGLNLKMRGHFWAGDELYCEKHARLRYQGGPGGANPPTVSPHS from the exons ATGCTCAACGTGGAGGCGCAGAATAAGATCAAGCAGAGCCCCGGGGAGCTCCGGCTGGAGGTGGAGAG GTCCCCGGTGTCACCTCCCAGCCACGCCAACGGGGACACCTCACCGGAGAGGCTGGCCGCACGCTTCCAG gacaCGCTGCGGAGGCAGGAGGAGAACGGGGGGGCCCCGAGACCCTCCTACCCCAGCCCGGCGtcccgcagccccctgccccacagcagcag CTCACAGCCCCCGGAGGAGGATTTCGCCCATCCCGGCCTCCACCAG GAGCGAGGAGGCCTGAGCCACCACAGCAGCCCCCCGGGGGCCATCCTgcctccacccccctgccccccctcgccggggctggggacccccccagagccctgGGAGACACTCAGGGGGCGACGCCGCTCCTCTTCgccctctcccagccccttcaACAG CCTGGGATCGGAGCCGGCCATGCGGCGCTTGGAAGAGGATTCGGAGGTCTACAAGATGCTGCAGGAGAAGCGGGAGCTGCGGGCGGCCCCCCGGCAATCCAGCACCTTCCGCCTGCTGCAGGAGGCTCTGGAGGACGAGGGTGGAG CTGGCCCCACGGCCCCTTTCCCCAGCCGGCTCTCGCCCAGCGCCCGCAAGCCCGTGGCCGGCGTCCAGAAGCTGCACGTCTGCGAGAAATGCGGCAGCGCCATCgc gacgCAGGCGGTGCGGATCCAGGAGGGCCGGTACCGGCACCCGTCCTGCTACGCCTGCGCCGACTGCGGCCTCAACCTGAAGATGCGGGGTCACTTCTGGGCGGGCGACGAGCTCTACTGCGAGAAGCACGCCCGCCTGCGCTAccagggggggccggggggggccaaCCCCCCCACTGTTTCCCCCCACTCCTGA
- the C20H8orf58 gene encoding uncharacterized protein C8orf58 homolog — protein MWGGSRAVWKRRFSCYGPWETAESCVVRTSASVYRRLQESPRQPPGGMSAWGAPPPPPLSPRSPPASGRLLKSESEDSGVEMASNEHSPSTPLGSESSFSLDGIPPEKKPPGEEPGTPRPPRSRSASKKLAQAAQRSRRQRGGPGRCLRQLGHRSASAAELRVPPARDPREPEEPGAEDPEGAILTHHTSPPTCPQAVAEAMVPGQGLRYLEHVCQMLERLARLQQDNRLLRQQAADAQRTRPEATPTREPPAAWRGERFRPRSCSDSQAPALDPGPCRRTWGYSASSPSLLDPSENGASAPTPDKDGRSHWGRVKVLLTRLTRRSLRGGRCR, from the exons ATGTGGGGGGGCTCCCGCGCCGTCTGGAAGAGGAGGTTCAGCTGCT ATGGTCCCTGGGAGACGGCGGAGAGCTGCGTGGTGCGCACCTCCGCCAGCGTCTACCGCCggctgcaggagagcccccgccagcccccggggGGGATGAGCGCCTGGGGcgcccccccaccgccacccctcTCCCCACGCAGCCCCCCGGCGAGCGGGCGGCTCCTCAAGTCGGAGTCGGAGGATTCCGGGGTGGAAATGGCCAGCAACGAGCACTCCCCTTCCACCCCGCTGGGCTCCGAGAGCAGCTTCTCCCTCGACGGCATCCCACCGGAGAAGAAACCCCCCGGAGAGGAACCGGGTACCCCCAGGCCCCCCCGCAGCCGTTCGGCCAGCAAGAAGCTGGCGCAGGCAGCGCAGcggagcaggaggcagcggggggggccggggcgctgcCTGCGACAGCTGGGTCACCGCAGCGCCAGCgcggccgagctgcgggtgccGCCGGCGAGGGACCCCCGGGAACCCGAGGAACCCGGCGCCGAGGACCCCGAGGGAGCG ATCTTGACACACCACACATCCCCCCCAACTTGCCCGCAGGCTGTGGCGGAGGCGATGGTGCCGGGGCAGGGGTTGCGGTACCTGGAGCACGTCTGCCAGATGCTGGAGCGCCTGGCCCGGCTGCAGCAGGACAACCGGCTCCTCCGGCAGCAGGCGGCCGATGCCCAGCGCACCCGCCCTGAGGCCACG CCCACCCGGGAGCCCCCGGCCGCGTGGAGGGGGGAGCGATTCCGGCCGCGCTCTTGCTCGGACAGCCAGGCACCAG CCCTTGACCCCGGGCCGTGCCGGAGGACGTGGGGGTACtcagccagctcccccagcctgctGGACCCCTCCGAAAACGGGGCGAGCGCCCCGACGCCGGACAAG GACGGGCGCTCGCACTGGGGCCGGGTGAAGGTGCTGCTCACCCGCCTGACCCGCCGCTCGCTGCGGGGGGGACGCTGCAGGTAG